One genomic segment of Epinephelus fuscoguttatus linkage group LG19, E.fuscoguttatus.final_Chr_v1 includes these proteins:
- the gng13b gene encoding guanine nucleotide-binding protein G(I)/G(S)/G(O) subunit gamma-13b, whose product MDEMDLPQMKKEVESLKYQLAFKREKSSKTVTDLVKWIEDGVPEDPFLNPELMKNNPWVEKGKCILL is encoded by the exons ATGGATGAGATGGACCTGCCCCAGATGAAGAAGGAGGTGGAGAGCCTCAAGTACCAGCTGGCCTTCAAACGAGAGAAGTCCTCCAAAACAGTGACTGA TTTGGTAAAGTGGATAGAGGACGGCGTCCCAGAGGACCCCTTCCTGAACCCAGAGCTGATGAAGAACAACCCGTGGGTGGAGAAAGGGAAGTGCATCCTTCTCTAG